In the Streptomyces sp. NBC_00525 genome, one interval contains:
- a CDS encoding EthD family reductase → MSTAQEYSEARQAVMHKLVVLYPKPADPDHFRDYYVNNHLPLVMDWPGLLAWRYSFDVAATNGEAPYFAVFEADFADATALAAARSSPQGRRLAADVANYATGGVVVIDYPVQDGTGRGRPGRSGTRSERAVAARSRPSPERRSRLPVRRGSKGGRCPGRM, encoded by the coding sequence ATGAGCACTGCCCAGGAGTACTCCGAGGCGCGACAGGCCGTCATGCATAAGTTGGTGGTCCTGTATCCCAAGCCCGCCGACCCTGACCACTTCCGCGACTACTACGTGAACAACCACCTTCCGCTGGTCATGGATTGGCCCGGCCTGCTTGCGTGGCGCTACAGCTTCGACGTGGCGGCGACCAACGGAGAAGCGCCGTACTTCGCGGTCTTCGAGGCCGACTTCGCCGACGCCACCGCCCTGGCCGCGGCGCGGTCGTCGCCGCAAGGCCGGCGGCTGGCCGCCGATGTCGCCAACTACGCCACCGGCGGTGTGGTCGTCATCGACTATCCGGTGCAGGACGGCACCGGCCGAGGCAGGCCGGGACGCTCCGGGACGCGTTCGGAGCGTGCCGTCGCGGCCAGGTCCCGGCCATCTCCGGAACGCCGTTCGCGGTTGCCGGTGCGTCGAGGGTCAAAGGGGGGCCGATGTCCTGGCCGGATGTGA